One region of Choristoneura fumiferana chromosome 3, NRCan_CFum_1, whole genome shotgun sequence genomic DNA includes:
- the LOC141426356 gene encoding enhancer of mRNA-decapping protein 4-like: MKRSKSLSSISEIVIGVSLDKYVGSVESDTKSFVEDGAQSNDGFISLERKVEKLSDMCEEQNRVLGELVEQLRGARPAQSDELMDAIGELMQKLVRQRDGEGVEGGAQSLLSAIEARPSLERRICAAVTDLLQSEELKQSIVSATTASMRELIGSLFSVEVSSLYVPIMERAHRQLLKHVTKLVATAFSDLEENTACTADALRQTSQSLQAELQRHQTLLQQACTDAERVLDVVASTTEKVLERELKHWREEFTSVLPPVSDTDSGREDSPSSEHSACASPETSELTNYSSIISNLTVPPLSAVDRMMITAEINKLVKDGDFNGAFSKALLAMDLSLVVAACRAGAPVLAVRVGRGRGALAQPVLLSLVQQLATDLVVDTKLKCSYIEYALQNLNPQDPVTSTHLPYLVGELNTHLTKFCLNYPHHTLFHRITQIIVTARNLL, encoded by the exons ATGAAGCGCTCCAAATCTCTTAGCTCTATATCAGAGATTGTAATTGGTGTAAGTTTGGACAAATATGTTGGAAGTGTGGAATCAGATACGAAGAGTTTTGTGGAAGACGGCGCACAGTCAAACGATGGTTTTATTAGTTTGGAAAGGAAAGTTGAAAAATTGAGTG ACATGTGCGAGGAGCAAAACCGCGTGCTGGGCGAGCTGGTGGAACAGCTGCGGGGCGCGCGGCCGGCCCAAAGCGACGAGCTCATGGACGCGATCGGAGAACTAATGCAGAAACTCGTGCGGCAAAG aGACGGCGAAGGAGTGGAAGGGGGTGCGCAGAGCCTGCTGAGCGCCATCGAAGCCCGGCCCTCGCTGGAGCGCCGGATCTGCGCCGCCGTCACCGATCTACTGCAGAGTGAG GAGTTGAAGCAGAGCATAGTGTCCGCGACGACGGCGTCCATGCGCGAGCTGATCGGGTCGCTGTTCAGCGTGGAGGTGTCGTCGCTGTACGTCCCCATCATGGAGCGCGCGCATCGGCAGCTGCTCAAACACGTCACCAAGCTGGTTGCGACGGCTTTTAGCGACC TGGAAGAGAACACAGCGTGCACCGCAGATGCTCTGCGCCAGACCTCGCAGAGCCTACAAGCGGAGCTGCAACGTCACCAGACCCTGTTGCAACAGGCCTGCACTGATGCCGAGCGGGTGTTAGACGTGGTCGCTTCCACCACGGAGAA GGTCCTGGAGCGCGAGTTGAAGCATTGGCGCGAGGAGTTCACCAGCGTGCTTCCTCCAGTGTCGGACACCGATTCTGGTCGCGAAGACTCGCCCAGCTCCGAGCACTCGGCGTGCGCCAGTCCTGAGACCTCAGAGCTTACCAATTACTCCAGTATTATCAGCAACCTCACTGTGCCTCCGCTTTCCGCTGTTGATCGCATG ATGATAACAGCAGAAATAAACAAGCTCGTCAAAGACGGGGACTTCAACGGGGCTTTTAGCAAGGCGCTGCTGGCGATGGACTTGTCTCTAGTTGTGGCGGCGTGCCGCGCGGGGGCGCCCGTGCTGGCCGTGCGCGTGGGGCGAGGGCGAGGTGCGCTCGCGCAGCCCGTGCTGCTGTCGCTGGTGCAGCAACTGGCCACTGACCTGGTGGTCGACACCAAACTCAAGTGCAG ctacATAGAATACGCTCTCCAGAACCTGAACCCACAGGACCCAGTCACAAGCACCCATCTGCCTTACCTCGTCGGGGAGCTGAACACGCACCTAACGAAGTTCTGTCTCAACTACCCGCACCACACCCTCTTCCACAGGATAACACAAATTATCGTTACTGCACGCaatttattgtaa